Proteins from a genomic interval of Fuerstiella sp.:
- a CDS encoding Gfo/Idh/MocA family oxidoreductase: protein MSEKRFKALVLSVVKHSYVALAVDAHPRFDLVAVCDDPHEPDWVHKRNQEFADRFEIPYIRNPEQAVKDFSPDLAVVSSQAERHCDLSVRAAEAGLHVVVDKPLSTTLSECDRLVRAVESAGVRCLVWNRNFLPALCQATQALKDGAIGDLRAIHCDFYFSKDAGPPKGTRQPGDPPINWLQRQIDAHADGSDGGVGMEAMGELQIEGIYPLAYIRMLTGGVVKRVFARTAAHFHQANLDNDVDDLATVTLEMENGIVGSLCIGRIGAASHPDLGEIKLHLLGTAGAMVVSESRPEVAVHYRGQPANEFRHIRVADDNNYLLMENFAQAIDHGTNTILDAQGGRDICATVEACVRSGKTGQLETVC from the coding sequence ATGTCTGAGAAACGATTTAAGGCTCTGGTATTGAGCGTCGTCAAGCACAGCTATGTCGCCCTGGCTGTCGATGCACATCCCCGGTTTGATCTGGTAGCCGTCTGTGATGATCCGCACGAACCGGACTGGGTCCATAAACGGAATCAGGAATTTGCTGACCGTTTCGAGATCCCCTACATCCGTAATCCGGAACAGGCTGTGAAAGATTTCAGTCCGGATCTGGCGGTCGTAAGTTCGCAGGCCGAGCGTCATTGTGACCTGTCCGTACGCGCCGCTGAAGCGGGACTACATGTCGTGGTAGACAAACCTCTGTCGACAACGCTGAGTGAATGCGATCGATTGGTTCGAGCTGTCGAATCGGCCGGCGTGCGCTGCCTGGTCTGGAATCGCAATTTCCTTCCCGCCCTCTGTCAGGCAACCCAGGCACTGAAAGACGGTGCCATCGGAGACCTTCGGGCAATCCACTGTGATTTTTACTTTTCCAAGGACGCAGGCCCGCCTAAAGGCACACGGCAACCCGGCGACCCTCCGATCAACTGGCTTCAGCGCCAGATTGACGCGCATGCTGATGGATCTGACGGCGGAGTGGGCATGGAAGCAATGGGTGAACTGCAGATCGAAGGCATTTATCCGCTGGCATACATACGAATGCTGACTGGTGGCGTGGTGAAACGCGTTTTTGCGAGGACAGCTGCTCATTTTCACCAGGCCAATCTGGACAATGACGTTGACGATCTGGCCACCGTCACACTGGAAATGGAAAACGGAATCGTCGGCTCACTTTGTATTGGACGGATTGGAGCAGCCAGCCATCCCGATCTCGGTGAGATTAAACTTCATCTGCTGGGAACCGCAGGAGCGATGGTCGTAAGTGAGTCACGCCCTGAGGTCGCCGTGCACTATCGTGGACAGCCAGCAAATGAGTTTCGTCATATTCGCGTTGCTGATGACAACAATTACCTGTTGATGGAAAATTTTGCCCAGGCAATTGACCACGGAACGAACACGATTCTGGATGCACAGGGCGGTCGTGATATTTGTGCCACCGTCGAAGCATGCGTGCGATCGGGAAAAACCGGACAGCTGGAAACCGTGTGTTAG